The sequence TCATCCAGACTTACAAGCATCGATTGTAATGAATCATCAACAATAGCTTGAGTGAAGCTGCCTTTAGTCAGTGCTTCCAAAAAAATGGACTCATAGTTCTCAATTGCATAGTCAAAAGTATCTTTTAAATCCTGGCTTAGCTTTGTATTCTCATCCAGTTGCGGCATGCTTCGCGGTTCGATATCGACATAATCAATTTTATGGCGAATTAGAATAGTAATTTCTTCAGCTTGGACAACAGTCTTCTGGGGGAGCACATGCAGGCCAACACTATTGAAAGTGTCTGTTGTAAGGCAATCGCCGTGTTTGAGATCTGTGACATGAACTTTCAAGAATTAGCACCCCTTTATATGTATAGGAATATTTTCCTTATGCGTTTATTAATCATAGTGAATACCAGTCAAAGTAACAATATGGTTAAAGTCACGTTAACACACCCGACTAGTTCAAATGAATCGCTACTTAAGCCCCCCTAGTAGATAAGACGCTACAGCCATTTCATGAATTTTTTATAAATGATTCTGATCCCGTTTGCTTCGGCCCAGGTATTTAATTGCTTCATCGCCTTATCCTTATCTTCAATAAATCGAAAACATAGATAATCTGGAACAATTCTTTTGCCCTTGGGCTTGATCCCGATCATTGGAAATAAATAACCATATATCATGATCGAATCTATATCTTTAGCGACAATCCACTTTTTATGGATGAATAGATTATCTGTACCCCACTTTATTTCGGTAGCTTCTTGGAGTACTCTATATATAATAAACAGCAATACCACAGAGCAACCACTTAGCCAAAAGATAAGAAAGAAATACGCGATTTCATGATTGTGATTGTGATCATTATTCAACATAATTAATTGTTGTATTCCTAATGAAAGAATTACAATCATCGAAATGATCTGTTGTATGGACAATGGATTTTTGATTGTGGAGGAGTTAGATTCGTTCAGCATAGTTATTATCCTTTCATGATATGTGCTAGCAGGAATCATTTATTGATGAGAATAACAGAGGGGGATTATCAAATGTACGAACATATTGTTGCTTTTCAGTTTAATGCGAATTATCAACCACAGGAGGAACGTCGGCTGGTAGAGACTCTCTTGGCTCTTAAGGACCAAGTGCCAGGCATTGTCGAGTTGACCGCCGGTGTGAACACAACGGAAGAAACGGATAATATACATGGCTATACGCTGGGGCTCCGGGTGACCTTTGAAGATCAAGAAGCCCTGCGTTTATATGGACCACACCCGGCGCACCAGGCTTTTGTAAAGCTGCTCGAGGGAATTATTGAGAATGTGATTGTTATTGACTATCCTATTCAGAAGTAATTGCCACTAAAAGGGATTGCTGAATTCCAGGACCACTTTTCCAATCAGCTTATCCTTATCTACAAAAGGTGTATCCCATAGATGAGCATCGTAGCTTATATTCCGGTTATCACCGAGAAAAAAGTAGTGATCTGCCGGAACAGTGATAGGCCCGAAGGTATAGTTCATTTTTTCCTGAAGATACGGCTCGTCGATGACTTCGTCATTTCTGTATAGGTTTCCGTCTTTAATCTCTATGGTATCGCCGGGGAGTCCAATCAGTCTCTTCACATATCTCTTATTCTCATCACCGGCTACCGGCGGATTAAATACGACTATATCTCCATGTTCAAGTGTAGTCATCCACAGCATCTTTTCTACAATTAGCCGGTCGTTAATCTGGATTGTTGGAATCATGGAGCCTGTAGGTACTTTCATGGCTTCGGCGACATAGGTTCTAACAAACAGGGAGATGACTAACGCAATCACAATACTGGGGACCCACTGCTTTGCATATTTTAACATTTGGGCTTACCTCACTTTTCTATAAAATGGCTTCTAACATCATGACTTCAGTTCTCAAAGCGCTCAATAATCCGGTTCATTTCCCCATCCACATCCATTGTTGTATCCTTCGGAATATGTATGACGAGAAACCCGCCAAAAATCTGCTCCCACTTGCCTTCTATTTCCGCTATACGTTGCTTAAAAACCGCTATCTCTGTTGAGTTGACCGTCTCTTTGCTAAGCAGCCAGGCGTATCTATCTAGATTTGATTTCTCTACCGTCTCAACATAGTAATAGATACCCTGATCTTCTTTAACTCGGATAATATCACCTAAGGTCACACCTGGATTAAATATGGGAGTTTCCTCCACTCTATAGGTGTCCTTTTCCAAGAATGTAACATCTAGAACCTCAATCTCACGACCGAGTTCGTTGAAGCATATATGCAATCCTATAGGTTCAGGCATAGGCACACCTCAATTCATCACATGAAATTTAGCAAACCAGCAACTCCAAGCTTTAGGTTAGTCCTTTGGCGATCAAACGCTCCAACCATTTCCAGGGCAATAATGTTTTGCCTAGAATCAAGAGGCGAGAGCCCTTACCAATGGGATAACGCAGCCGTGGCGCTCTCATACTAGTAATTCGACCAATCAGATCAGCTACCTGCTGGGGATCTGGCGCAGTTTCGGCAGCATGGCGAGAATATTTCAGCACTGCAGCCAAATGCTCTGCATAAGGAGATTCCTCGCTAGTACTAATATGGTCGATTCCCTTGCCCCAAATGGGTGTGCGGTATGAACCAGGCTCAATTAATACTACCTTTATCCCAAAAGGCGACAGCTCGTGACGCAGGCTTTCGCTAAAGCCTTCAACTGCAAATTTGGAAGCCGCATAAGGTGCAAAACCGGGGAATCCGGATAAGCCACTCACACTGCCCACATTAATAATAATGCCACTTCCCTGCTTTCGCATCGCAGGCAGAACCGCCTTAGTCACTGCCACCAACCCAAAAAAGTTAGTATCCAACTGCTGGCGCCAATCCTCCATGGATACCTCTTCCACAAAACCACCAACGGCAAAGCCCGCATTATTAACCAAAACGTCGATTCTTCCAAAAGTGTCGTGGATCGCAGCTACCGCTGCCTCAATCGAAGCACCTACGGTCACGTCTAGAGTCATCACATGAATTCGATCGAGAACTCCGGCCTCTGCGGCTTGCCGCTCCAGTTCAGCTTTGCGGCTTAAATCACGCATAGTAGCGACAACAATAAAACCTTTTCCTGCCAGCGTGACCGCAGTCAGCAGACCAAACCCGCTGGATGTTCCTGTAATCAGGGCAATCGAGTCCTGTTCAATAGCTTGGTGAGAATCCATATTTATCACTTCCTCTACCAATATTTGTAGTAACGATAGTTACAATTTCAGCTTTTGAATGATAGGAATTCCAATCCGATTCAGCACTTTCTCCAGTACGGACCAAGAAAAGCGTGTGCGCAAGGGCAAATATCTGTCATAGACAGCAGAAACCTCAATGGCTGCCACTGCCCCTCTGTTCCGTTTGAATTGTCCAACACCAGAGCTCTCGTGCAGGATATGTCCGTTCTGCTCAGCAAGACCTATTAATACTGCCGATAACATTCGGTATAGTCCCGTCGACTGCGGTAGTGTTGTATCGTAGCCAAACAGTGGTGCTGTCATCAAGCCTGCACGGCAAAAGAAGCCCATGGCAGCATCCAGCCTGCCGTCTTTGCGCAACCCATACAAGGTTAAGGTCCCAGTATCCAGCGCGAGCTTGATAAACGCCTCCGTAAACATAGGGTTATGTTTAGAATACTTATGTATGTATAACAGCTCATACAAATCCACAATACGAGAAATATCTTCTGCACCGATTTCTCCTGGTCCAACAATCTGGTACCCCTGCTTGTCCAGTAAGGCCCGGTCACGTTTGAGTAGCCACTTGGCTTTGGAAGGAGACGGTTGCTGTAATAAGTATATTTGACGGCTCGGCACAAGCTTGCAGCCATACGAACTTAAGGCTGTCACGGCCGCACCGCTCGTCTCCCTATTAAGCGAGCGAAAGAGAAGGGCGTAGCCTGGAAATCGCTGGCGCAGGAAATCCAGGATGGCTATCAGTTGTTCTGCACTCACGTCAGGATAGAGGTTGGTGGACAACAACCAATTGTTGACCTGTACGACACGGTTAAAGTGGGCGCCGCGCAATAGAAAACCAATACCGCTTAGCAGGGCAGTCAGCCCTTTCTCCAACAATCGGTTGTTAAGCAAGCTCAATTCTTCCCGGGCATAGCTAACATAATGGGTATACGGGGAGCACACATACGTATTCTCATATTCCTGCTCATTTATGGTAATGGGGATGGGAATCCCATCCACCGTCACTACTTCTATTCTTGTACGCACATTGCGGATGAAATGTTCTGCTCGATGCTCCAGTAGCGGCAGAATATATTTACAAGCATATTGACCGTACTCCGTATCCGGCCATTCCAGTGTTCCAATATTACTCTGATCATATAGAATGACTTTTGCGCTCACAGCTTCCATCTCCTCTCCACCCGCCGCAGCTTCTGCCGACCGGGAACAAATTCATAAGGTGTGAACACGAACTGTGGAACAATGCAGCCTAAACGGGAACAGAGCCGGGTCAGCTCAGTGCTGACTAAGGCTTCAGTGTCTTCACGGCAACCCGCAAGCTTAGCCAGCGATATTTCCATTTCCAGCGGGCTATGCTGAATCACCCGATAATGCGCAATACTCGGCGAAGCCGCGAGCACCGCCCGGGTCACGAAATCGGGAAACAGCGTAATCTGCTCGCCACTTTCGGCATGGGGCAAATAAAGAATATCATCACAGCGGCCTTCAATCCGCTCAATAGCTGTAAAATGAGAGCCGCAACTGCAAGGTGTCGCTGCTTCCGTCAAGATATCATTCAGGCGATAGCGGATAATCGGCTGTGCCATTCTGGAAAAGTCGGTCACAATAGGTACAAAACGGCGTGTCTTTGTGTCCAAATATTCTTTTTCGATATGTACAATATCCTCGTTCAAATGCAGGGTACCCAGCTTACAGGTAGCTCCCAGAAAGCCCTCCGTACATTGATAGGCCTGATGCACCCGTTGTCCAAAAACCTGTTCAATAACCATCTGATCCAGTGGGTCGAGAACTTCAGCTACGGAGATGATTCGGTGCGGCTGCACGGTCAGTCTTCCTGCCTGGTGCTCATCCGCCAACATCCGAAGCATAGAGGCAGGGGCAATCCAGATCTGCGGATCGTATTCTTGCAGACGTTGTACAAGCTGCGGAATCGGCTCCATTAGATCAAAATATTGAAACTGCAGACGGCCGCGTCTCACTGATTCATATAAATTACTGTTCGCACGCAGAAAAAAAGCGATCTTAGCCCGTTTCCACAGTCCACCAGGCAGCAGCTTGCCCAGCACCGTTCCCGTCCAAGCGGACTGCTCCGCTTCACTGACCAGAAAGAGGCCACGGTTGCCCGATGTCCCTGAAGATAGGCCAACCGTAATTCCATGAATAGTGGGCTTGAATATACGACTGTTTTCGGCTTCATAGGCGGCTGCAAAAGCTTGGCTTTTCGTGATTCCAACCGTATTCAGAGTATCAAAATGATCCATCATCATCGCTTTGTCAATAATGGGGAACTGACGCCACTCCGCAGTGGAAATACCTGACCATAGCTCACGGTAGAACGTTGAGTGCTTGCGAATTCTATCTATGTGGCGCATGATGCGCCGCTCCTGCCATTGCTGAAGCGCAGCTCGATTCTTCCAGCTTCGCGCTCCTCGGGCAAGCAAATAATAATAGAGTGTCATTGGGCCACCCATTACTGCCCCCCTCCGGTTCCCCATGTTGCCAATGCATCACGGCAATGACTCGGAACGATTCTGATCTGCGGAAATTGCTCATGGAGCTGGCGCAAAAGTTCAAAATTACGAGCATAGTCCGCGCGGTTGTCCATAATCAACCCCGCTGCTGGATGCGGCTTGCGGTTCTCACGGAACGCCCTGCTCGACCAGACCGTATCCGCACAGAGCAAATAATCATGCTCCGCTGTAGAGACGAACACTCCGATCATGCCAGCAGCATGACCCGATAATTCCACGGCGAGCATACTGCCATCCCCCAATAAATCATAGGCTTCTGTCAAGAGAAACCCCGGCTCAAAACCTCGCTTCATAGACGCCGCACCAACCGGCAAGGAACGCTTCAAGAAATCATCCGGCAGCAGTCCCGGCAGAAATCCTGCACGCAATGCTTTGATCTTCCCCAGACTGCTGACCGCATCGTAAGATTTCTGCAAGTATATGAACTGTGCATTGGGAAAATCGCGCACTCCTCCGATATGATCGGCATGAAAATGCGATAATACGACATATCGGACTTCCTCCGCCGCAATCCCTGCTTCCCGCAGGCGGTTAGCCGCACTGTCTTCCTCTTGATAAACTACAGGCGTAATATGCCGATACAAGGCATCAGGAAACTTGGCGGTTTCTTGGAAAAAGCGCGCGCTATAGCCCGTATCGAACAGAATCGGACCGAATAAGGGATGCTTGATCAAGGCATAACCTGCCGGAAAAGCAACCGGACGAAACGAGCCTCCCCGCATGGTAAGCCGTTCGGGATGCAAGCAATACCCAGCAGCTAGTATGGACAACGAAATAGGCATTGTTGTAATCATGACTGTTCTCTCCACCAATCTGCGAAAAGCTGAAGACCCTCCGCAATAGTTACACGAGGTTCATATCCAAGCATCTCCCGTGCCAATGAAATATCCAGCGTATGGGCAAGCGCAAGTGTACCTACCGAATAGCGGGTCAATGCTGGTTCGCCCAACAGAGGCAACAAGCGATGCAAGACTTCCAAAACATTGGCAGCCCTATAAGCTAATCGGTAAGGCAATACACGGGTGTGCAGCGGAATGTTTAGCAACGCAAATAACTTGGACACTAGTTCTCTAAATATGACCGATTCTCCGTTGGAGATGTTATAAGTTCTACCTACAGCAGAGGCTGAGGCGCTGCAGCTGAGCAGCATTGCATCAACCACATTATCTACATAGGTCAGATCAATCAGAGTCTCTCCGCCATCCAATAGCGGAACCCCCTTACCTATGTTAGCCTGCAGAATCCGTGGGAATAGTGCATTATCCATGGGGCCAAATATAGCTCTTGGACGCAAAATAATTGCCTCTAGTCCTTCTGTGCCAGCCTGCTCTACGGCCAGCTCTGCCAAGCGCTTGGTTGCCACATACGCATTGGCAGGTTTTACAGGCACAAGATCATTTTCCTGAATCCCATAACGGTTCTTAAAGTTAAAATAAATACTGGGTGTCGAGATATGAATGAGTCGCCTGACACCATGATGTTGGCAACCTTCAATAATATTATGGGTAGCGGTGACGTTGCAACTGTAGAAATCATTATATTTCCCCCATGGAGAGGATAGCGCTCCACAATGAAAGACATAATCCTGACCTGCACAGGCACGTACTACTGCATCAAGGTTCCGCAGATCTTCACAGATGAAAGCTGCACCTTCCTTAGCGAATTGGCTACCGATTTCCCGGTTGCGTCCCAGCCCACTGACCTCCCAGCCCAGCTCTGTCAACCTCCGCAGCGTATGCCGTCCGAGAAAACCCGTAGCTCCAGTTACCAATGCTTTTGTCATCGTTCACCATTCCATTCGATATCTTCAGTCAAGGATTCCATTACAGACATTCCCATCTGCCTCGCCATCTTGCAAGCTTTGAATACTATTCTGAACTGCTCATAAAATGGATGCGGATCATCTTGTTGGTACACCACATCACCTGCCTCGCGCAGTGCTCTCCACCAAGCATGCCAGTCCTTGAAGTTCCAACCCAACTTGAAGCCACAGGCCAGCATGGGCAATGTAAGCATTGCTTTCCTGCCCGAGTTCGGGGTAATCACCTCTCCAGTGCGGACTAATATCTCCGGAAACAACAGTGCTTGTTCAAGCCTATCTTCTTGTGCAAATAAATGGATACCGCTTGTTGCTCGTGGATTACACTCGATAGGGTATACGATTCCATCCTCAGCTTCAATGAAATCAAAGCCAATTTGCCCTGTAAAGCTAATAGCCTTAACAAATTGGCTTACCCATTCATAGATGGGTATATGCTTCAGATGCTCAAAATGAACACTTGCCCCCACTTTTCCAGTTCGATAATGACTTTTGTAGGTGGCATGTGCTACTACTGTTCCTTCGTGCACGATTGAATAAGTACATAGAGCTGTGCCGCTAATATACTGTTGAGCTATCCATGGCGCAGCAACGGACCCTTCAGACCATGGATCACGTTGATTCATTCGGCGTTGCTTCCGTTTCGCCTTTAATAGCTCGCTTGGCATAATTACCTTGGAAGCAAAACGGGAGTAGGCTGGCTTCAGCACCATTCTTCCGGCCCTAAATTCATCTTCCATGACACGCTGCCATTCCCTACTGTTCACAATGAGCAGTGTATCCGGCACGTTGAATCCGAATTGTTGGGCCTGCCTGATAAAATCACCTTTATGATGCAGGCTATGCAGAAGATCCAGCCCTACAGAAAGTACCCTGCAACGACTGCTCAGACGCTCTAAACCAAGTGCAATATAAAAAATTTCCTCACAGGTCGGTACGAGCAGATCAATCTGCAGGGAGATAATCAACTGCTCCAGTGCCTCAATATAGGCCTGCGGATGATGACGAGGTGAGGGTACCTCGAAGCTCTCCTCTACTGCATCGGACACACGACATAAATGATAGGGAGTGCTCTCAGCCACGAATACCTGGTGATCTGCATGATGGAGCA comes from Paenibacillus sp. 19GGS1-52 and encodes:
- a CDS encoding GNAT family N-acetyltransferase — translated: MEAVSAKVILYDQSNIGTLEWPDTEYGQYACKYILPLLEHRAEHFIRNVRTRIEVVTVDGIPIPITINEQEYENTYVCSPYTHYVSYAREELSLLNNRLLEKGLTALLSGIGFLLRGAHFNRVVQVNNWLLSTNLYPDVSAEQLIAILDFLRQRFPGYALLFRSLNRETSGAAVTALSSYGCKLVPSRQIYLLQQPSPSKAKWLLKRDRALLDKQGYQIVGPGEIGAEDISRIVDLYELLYIHKYSKHNPMFTEAFIKLALDTGTLTLYGLRKDGRLDAAMGFFCRAGLMTAPLFGYDTTLPQSTGLYRMLSAVLIGLAEQNGHILHESSGVGQFKRNRGAVAAIEVSAVYDRYLPLRTRFSWSVLEKVLNRIGIPIIQKLKL
- a CDS encoding SDR family oxidoreductase, whose protein sequence is MDSHQAIEQDSIALITGTSSGFGLLTAVTLAGKGFIVVATMRDLSRKAELERQAAEAGVLDRIHVMTLDVTVGASIEAAVAAIHDTFGRIDVLVNNAGFAVGGFVEEVSMEDWRQQLDTNFFGLVAVTKAVLPAMRKQGSGIIINVGSVSGLSGFPGFAPYAASKFAVEGFSESLRHELSPFGIKVVLIEPGSYRTPIWGKGIDHISTSEESPYAEHLAAVLKYSRHAAETAPDPQQVADLIGRITSMRAPRLRYPIGKGSRLLILGKTLLPWKWLERLIAKGLT
- a CDS encoding MBL fold metallo-hydrolase, which produces MITTMPISLSILAAGYCLHPERLTMRGGSFRPVAFPAGYALIKHPLFGPILFDTGYSARFFQETAKFPDALYRHITPVVYQEEDSAANRLREAGIAAEEVRYVVLSHFHADHIGGVRDFPNAQFIYLQKSYDAVSSLGKIKALRAGFLPGLLPDDFLKRSLPVGAASMKRGFEPGFLLTEAYDLLGDGSMLAVELSGHAAGMIGVFVSTAEHDYLLCADTVWSSRAFRENRKPHPAAGLIMDNRADYARNFELLRQLHEQFPQIRIVPSHCRDALATWGTGGGQ
- a CDS encoding Dabb family protein; the encoded protein is MYEHIVAFQFNANYQPQEERRLVETLLALKDQVPGIVELTAGVNTTEETDNIHGYTLGLRVTFEDQEALRLYGPHPAHQAFVKLLEGIIENVIVIDYPIQK
- a CDS encoding F390 synthetase-related protein, with protein sequence MGGPMTLYYYLLARGARSWKNRAALQQWQERRIMRHIDRIRKHSTFYRELWSGISTAEWRQFPIIDKAMMMDHFDTLNTVGITKSQAFAAAYEAENSRIFKPTIHGITVGLSSGTSGNRGLFLVSEAEQSAWTGTVLGKLLPGGLWKRAKIAFFLRANSNLYESVRRGRLQFQYFDLMEPIPQLVQRLQEYDPQIWIAPASMLRMLADEHQAGRLTVQPHRIISVAEVLDPLDQMVIEQVFGQRVHQAYQCTEGFLGATCKLGTLHLNEDIVHIEKEYLDTKTRRFVPIVTDFSRMAQPIIRYRLNDILTEAATPCSCGSHFTAIERIEGRCDDILYLPHAESGEQITLFPDFVTRAVLAASPSIAHYRVIQHSPLEMEISLAKLAGCREDTEALVSTELTRLCSRLGCIVPQFVFTPYEFVPGRQKLRRVERRWKL
- a CDS encoding NAD-dependent epimerase/dehydratase family protein, with translation MTKALVTGATGFLGRHTLRRLTELGWEVSGLGRNREIGSQFAKEGAAFICEDLRNLDAVVRACAGQDYVFHCGALSSPWGKYNDFYSCNVTATHNIIEGCQHHGVRRLIHISTPSIYFNFKNRYGIQENDLVPVKPANAYVATKRLAELAVEQAGTEGLEAIILRPRAIFGPMDNALFPRILQANIGKGVPLLDGGETLIDLTYVDNVVDAMLLSCSASASAVGRTYNISNGESVIFRELVSKLFALLNIPLHTRVLPYRLAYRAANVLEVLHRLLPLLGEPALTRYSVGTLALAHTLDISLAREMLGYEPRVTIAEGLQLFADWWREQS
- a CDS encoding DUF4265 domain-containing protein, translating into MPEPIGLHICFNELGREIEVLDVTFLEKDTYRVEETPIFNPGVTLGDIIRVKEDQGIYYYVETVEKSNLDRYAWLLSKETVNSTEIAVFKQRIAEIEGKWEQIFGGFLVIHIPKDTTMDVDGEMNRIIERFEN
- a CDS encoding ATP-grasp domain-containing protein, which translates into the protein MTTDHLGIPKKQNILLTGGRAPVALDLARLLHHADHQVFVAESTPYHLCRVSDAVEESFEVPSPRHHPQAYIEALEQLIISLQIDLLVPTCEEIFYIALGLERLSSRCRVLSVGLDLLHSLHHKGDFIRQAQQFGFNVPDTLLIVNSREWQRVMEDEFRAGRMVLKPAYSRFASKVIMPSELLKAKRKQRRMNQRDPWSEGSVAAPWIAQQYISGTALCTYSIVHEGTVVAHATYKSHYRTGKVGASVHFEHLKHIPIYEWVSQFVKAISFTGQIGFDFIEAEDGIVYPIECNPRATSGIHLFAQEDRLEQALLFPEILVRTGEVITPNSGRKAMLTLPMLACGFKLGWNFKDWHAWWRALREAGDVVYQQDDPHPFYEQFRIVFKACKMARQMGMSVMESLTEDIEWNGER
- the lepB gene encoding signal peptidase I, with amino-acid sequence MLKYAKQWVPSIVIALVISLFVRTYVAEAMKVPTGSMIPTIQINDRLIVEKMLWMTTLEHGDIVVFNPPVAGDENKRYVKRLIGLPGDTIEIKDGNLYRNDEVIDEPYLQEKMNYTFGPITVPADHYFFLGDNRNISYDAHLWDTPFVDKDKLIGKVVLEFSNPF